The nucleotide sequence TTTTCATTTGTAAGCTCGTCACAGGTGCGTTTTCTATCTTTTTATTAAACCCTCTAATCTGCAGTCCTAAAGTTTTCGTTACACCTGCAAGCTCTTCCTTCGTCCATACATCTAGCAGCACCTCTAGCAATGTTTCAAACTCTCGCACATTTTTCTGTTGTAATTGTGCTGTCGACATTTCACGTCCCCCTTCATTCCCTTTTCGTAGAACACTCTACTAGTTAAAATTTAACACAACTGGGAGCCTATTTGTGTCCAAATATCGAAAACATTCTTGAACGTTTCGGGTGATCGAAAAAATGAGAAGCCCGCAGGCTCCTCATCTTTGTTCTTAATAGGCATCTTTTACAAGCTTCACAACTTCTGTCTGTTTCTCTCCATTTCGATAGAATGTTACTTTCATGCTCTCCCCGATCTTTTTCTTCGTATATAAGAATTTTCTCAAGTCCATATCATCCTTAATACTTTGTCCGTCTAGAGAAACAAGTACATCATATTTTTTCAAATTCGCTTTATCAGCTGGGGAACCAGGAACGACTTCTAATACAGCTACGCCATCCTTCACACCTTCTGGGAGCTTTAATGTTTCTTGCCAATGATACTGCGGGATATCTGATAGGGCTTGTAGTGCCACACCGATATAAGGTCTTTCTACTTCATGATGGATTTCCAAATCTTCAATAATCGGTTTTACTGCCGATGAAGGGATAGCAAGTCCAATTCCTTCTACAGATGTTTTGGAAATTTTCATCGAATTAATCCCGACAATTTGTCCTTTCATATTAACTAAAGCACCGCCACTGTTCCCAGGATTAATCGCCGCATCGGTTTGAATGACCTCTGACTGCCAATCAGGCTTTCCGTCGCCATTTAGATCAACTGGAATATCGCGATTTAAGCCACTAATAATCCCTTGTGTTACAGAGCCTGCAAATCTTTGACCTAACGGGTTGCCAATTGCAATAACAGGCTCCCCTAAT is from Bacillus tianshenii and encodes:
- a CDS encoding trypsin-like peptidase domain-containing protein — encoded protein: MGYYDQHVSKKKSSSKWIKYSVFGGVVGSMITSLFFVIWLTVGQGSVIFAKDDDNRAVNSSEAKIENNQSDVQGAVEKVSDAVVSVNSMQRVAMFGEEQAQAGTGSGVIYKKADGKAYIVTNNHVVEDSESVEVTLTDGTKESAKIIGTDPLTDLAVLQIDGKHVKTVAELGGSENLQLGEPVIAIGNPLGQRFAGSVTQGIISGLNRDIPVDLNGDGKPDWQSEVIQTDAAINPGNSGGALVNMKGQIVGINSMKISKTSVEGIGLAIPSSAVKPIIEDLEIHHEVERPYIGVALQALSDIPQYHWQETLKLPEGVKDGVAVLEVVPGSPADKANLKKYDVLVSLDGQSIKDDMDLRKFLYTKKKIGESMKVTFYRNGEKQTEVVKLVKDAY